The Hymenobacter chitinivorans DSM 11115 genome window below encodes:
- a CDS encoding Ig-like domain-containing protein gives MRIQFYAPGALQSAPVLWVRSARRLVLAALCLLGAPAAGWAQCNQLVWADEFNTPGDLSKWQVYEGDGCNVGNCNFGNAELQVYRAANATVTGGYLNIATRYENSVEGGRTYNYTSAKLQSKTASGALQTFKFGKIEARMKLPSAQGSWPAFWMLADPGNWPYTGEIDIMEAKHKNPKSVAGTIHYDAGGWHYTGREYSGTVDLSADFHVYTIEWGPDQIKWFVDGNLYHTASPETTFGNAWPFNTNNYYLILNTAVGGPGTPFTGNTAPTPTDFPVTTQVDYVRVYTGPSNYAVYGDGQVYQGEQGKTYRLDPIAGAAYSWSVHSGASITSGQGTNSIQVNWGSTGGTVTATVTVNGCTTTAYTKTVTVSTPLQLDRVYEDYETNRALTYGTMTGVLTQATTNPAAVAPNTSAKVGKYVRNAAEQYDVLYVRGLTVSNASDFAAGRRKVYMDVYSTAPVGSKITMQFENSRTVLATNYPTGRQSSYFATTSRQNAWETLEFDFEKVIDAGTSVYDIDNVVFLFQPGINSGATFYLDNILVKKKPDPTVVATDVLENYDGTSRLTFDATLTNGTYTPNLANPSATAPNTSAKVARYVRNSTQQYDVLFFTAGTPGSVIEDASLFKDQTNQILVDVYTTAPVGTPVVLNLQNKAAAANSYPAGRNSSYEARTTKQNAWETLAFSYTSSPDAGTANVSIDQLAFLFANNSMTGATYYVDNIRVAKYAAAPTYTAGTMFEDYEATHNLTFLSADGTYSPTVANPAVVAPNTSAKVGRYARNATATYDVLAFRTSAIKDGSAYKKGDKAFAIDLYTTAPVGTVVSCQLENVAQSNTGNYPTGRHSIYQAAVKQTNAWHTLTFTFASAPDLGTADVDVDKLVFLFAPNSTTSATYHIDNIRSLVKTGTTPTNAAPTVSLTSPASGATFTAPASVTLSANAADSDGTITKVEFYNGTTLLNTDTSSPYSYSWTGVTAGTYSITAKATDNAGATTTSSAVSITVNAAGNTAPTASITAPASGSSFSAPASVTITANAADTDGTITKVDFYNGTTLLGTDTTSPYSFSWTGVAAGTYSLTVKATDNGGAVTTSSAVSITVTAAQTGTNLALNKQTTTSSTEAPEFGGNLAVDGNASTRWASAWADPQWIYVDLGARYNVSQVKLTWEAAYGKDYLVQVSNDAASWTTLKTVTGNTTLTNDHTGLSGAGRYVRIYGTARGTTYGYSLYELEVYGTPASTSTVCGGTVANGDYRYEVSTTNGTVSWKFVPLTPIAGSTMALLYVKVGTGGYAGYQMTASGSDFVFSQAQAAGAALSFYFTYRVGTSTTERNSSATPHSYTVGSTCTTAQATLAATAVKGSVVGAAYPNPVTSQLTVELRGASAHQLTVTDMRGATVRNLATPAGTVTANLDLATLPNGVYFLTVQNGSGVEVQKIMKN, from the coding sequence ATGAGAATTCAGTTCTACGCTCCGGGCGCGCTGCAAAGTGCGCCGGTATTATGGGTTCGAAGTGCCCGCCGGCTGGTACTGGCCGCACTTTGCCTGCTCGGGGCTCCGGCCGCCGGCTGGGCCCAGTGCAACCAGCTCGTGTGGGCCGATGAGTTTAACACGCCCGGCGACCTAAGCAAGTGGCAGGTGTACGAAGGCGACGGCTGCAACGTGGGCAACTGCAACTTCGGCAACGCCGAGCTGCAAGTGTACCGGGCCGCCAACGCCACCGTTACGGGTGGCTACCTGAATATTGCGACCCGCTACGAAAACTCGGTGGAAGGCGGCCGCACCTACAACTATACCTCGGCCAAGCTGCAGTCCAAAACGGCCAGCGGGGCTTTGCAAACCTTTAAGTTCGGCAAGATTGAAGCCCGGATGAAGCTGCCCTCGGCCCAGGGCAGCTGGCCCGCTTTCTGGATGCTGGCCGACCCCGGCAACTGGCCCTACACCGGCGAGATTGATATCATGGAGGCCAAGCACAAGAACCCCAAGTCGGTGGCGGGCACCATTCACTACGACGCCGGTGGCTGGCACTACACCGGCCGCGAATACAGCGGCACGGTAGACTTATCGGCTGACTTTCACGTGTATACCATCGAGTGGGGCCCCGACCAGATCAAGTGGTTCGTGGACGGCAACCTCTACCACACGGCCTCGCCCGAAACGACTTTTGGCAACGCCTGGCCCTTCAACACCAACAATTACTACCTGATTCTGAACACGGCCGTGGGCGGCCCCGGCACGCCGTTTACCGGCAACACCGCCCCCACGCCCACCGATTTCCCCGTTACCACCCAAGTCGACTACGTGCGGGTGTATACCGGACCTTCCAACTACGCCGTGTACGGCGACGGGCAGGTGTACCAGGGCGAGCAAGGTAAGACCTACCGCCTCGACCCTATTGCCGGCGCCGCCTACAGCTGGTCGGTGCACAGCGGGGCGAGTATTACCAGCGGGCAGGGTACCAACTCCATCCAGGTAAACTGGGGTAGCACGGGCGGCACGGTTACGGCCACCGTGACGGTAAACGGCTGCACGACTACTGCTTACACTAAGACGGTAACCGTTAGCACCCCGCTGCAGCTCGACCGGGTGTACGAGGATTACGAAACCAACCGCGCCCTGACTTACGGCACTATGACCGGGGTGCTGACCCAGGCCACGACCAACCCCGCCGCTGTGGCGCCCAACACCTCAGCCAAGGTCGGCAAATACGTGCGCAACGCCGCCGAGCAGTACGACGTGCTCTACGTGCGGGGCCTAACCGTGAGCAACGCCTCTGACTTTGCCGCCGGCCGCCGCAAGGTGTACATGGACGTGTATTCTACCGCCCCGGTGGGCAGCAAAATCACGATGCAGTTTGAAAACAGCCGCACCGTATTGGCTACCAATTACCCCACGGGCCGGCAAAGCTCTTACTTCGCCACGACCAGCCGGCAGAACGCCTGGGAGACCCTGGAGTTTGATTTTGAAAAGGTTATCGACGCGGGCACCAGCGTCTACGACATCGACAACGTGGTATTCCTGTTCCAGCCGGGCATCAACTCGGGCGCCACGTTCTACCTCGACAACATCCTGGTCAAGAAGAAGCCCGACCCGACGGTGGTGGCTACCGACGTGCTGGAAAACTACGACGGCACCAGCCGCCTGACCTTCGACGCCACGCTGACCAACGGCACCTACACGCCCAACCTGGCCAACCCCAGCGCCACGGCCCCCAACACCTCGGCTAAAGTAGCCCGATACGTGCGCAATTCGACCCAACAGTATGATGTGCTGTTCTTTACGGCCGGCACGCCGGGCAGCGTCATTGAAGACGCCAGCCTGTTCAAGGACCAAACCAACCAGATTCTGGTGGACGTGTATACCACGGCTCCGGTGGGCACGCCGGTGGTTTTGAACCTGCAGAACAAAGCTGCGGCCGCCAATTCGTACCCGGCCGGCCGCAACAGCAGCTACGAGGCCCGCACGACCAAGCAGAACGCCTGGGAAACCCTGGCCTTCTCCTATACTTCCTCGCCCGACGCCGGCACGGCCAATGTGAGCATCGACCAGCTGGCCTTCCTATTTGCCAACAACTCGATGACCGGCGCCACTTATTACGTCGACAATATCCGGGTGGCCAAGTACGCGGCGGCCCCGACCTACACGGCCGGCACCATGTTCGAGGACTACGAGGCCACGCACAATCTGACCTTCCTCAGCGCCGACGGCACCTACTCGCCCACCGTGGCCAACCCCGCCGTTGTGGCGCCGAATACTTCGGCTAAAGTGGGCCGCTACGCCCGCAACGCCACGGCTACCTACGACGTGCTGGCCTTCCGCACCAGTGCCATCAAGGACGGTAGCGCCTACAAGAAGGGCGACAAAGCCTTTGCCATTGACCTGTACACCACGGCACCCGTCGGCACGGTTGTTTCCTGCCAGCTGGAGAATGTGGCGCAGTCGAACACCGGCAACTACCCCACCGGCCGCCACAGCATTTACCAGGCTGCCGTGAAGCAAACCAACGCCTGGCACACGCTGACCTTCACCTTCGCCAGCGCTCCGGACCTGGGCACCGCCGACGTGGACGTGGACAAGCTCGTGTTTCTGTTTGCGCCCAACTCGACGACCAGCGCCACCTACCACATCGACAACATCCGCAGCCTGGTCAAGACCGGGACGACGCCGACCAACGCCGCGCCCACCGTCAGCCTGACCTCGCCGGCCAGCGGCGCCACGTTTACGGCTCCGGCCAGCGTGACTCTCAGCGCCAACGCCGCCGACTCCGACGGGACGATTACCAAGGTGGAGTTCTACAACGGCACCACGCTGCTCAACACCGACACCAGCAGCCCCTACAGCTACTCTTGGACGGGCGTCACGGCTGGCACCTACTCGATTACCGCCAAAGCCACCGACAACGCCGGCGCTACCACGACTTCCTCGGCGGTGAGCATCACGGTCAACGCGGCCGGTAACACGGCGCCCACGGCCAGCATTACGGCTCCGGCTAGCGGCAGCAGCTTCTCGGCTCCGGCCAGCGTAACCATCACGGCCAACGCGGCTGACACCGACGGCACTATCACCAAAGTAGACTTCTACAACGGCACAACCCTGCTCGGCACCGATACCACGAGCCCCTACAGCTTCAGCTGGACGGGCGTAGCGGCCGGCACCTACAGCCTCACGGTTAAAGCTACCGACAACGGCGGCGCCGTCACGACGTCGAGTGCCGTGAGCATCACCGTTACGGCGGCGCAAACCGGCACCAACCTGGCGCTGAACAAGCAAACCACGACTTCCTCGACCGAAGCTCCGGAGTTTGGTGGCAACCTGGCCGTGGATGGCAACGCCTCCACCCGCTGGGCCAGCGCCTGGGCCGACCCGCAGTGGATTTACGTCGACCTCGGGGCCCGTTACAACGTGAGCCAGGTGAAACTGACCTGGGAAGCGGCTTACGGCAAAGACTACCTGGTGCAGGTTTCCAACGACGCCGCCAGCTGGACCACCCTCAAGACCGTGACCGGCAACACGACGCTGACCAACGACCACACCGGCCTGAGCGGGGCGGGGCGCTACGTCCGCATCTACGGTACGGCCCGCGGCACTACGTACGGCTATTCACTCTACGAACTGGAAGTGTACGGCACGCCGGCCAGCACCAGCACCGTCTGCGGCGGCACGGTAGCCAACGGCGACTACCGCTACGAGGTGAGCACCACCAACGGCACCGTGAGCTGGAAGTTTGTGCCCCTGACGCCCATTGCGGGCAGCACCATGGCCCTGCTGTATGTGAAAGTGGGCACCGGTGGCTACGCGGGCTACCAGATGACGGCCTCGGGTTCCGACTTCGTCTTCTCCCAGGCCCAGGCGGCCGGTGCGGCCCTCTCGTTCTACTTCACCTACCGCGTGGGTACCAGCACCACCGAGCGTAACTCCAGCGCCACACCCCACAGCTACACCGTGGGCAGCACCTGCACCACGGCCCAGGCCACACTGGCCGCCACGGCCGTGAAGGGCAGCGTCGTGGGCGCGGCTTACCCCAACCCGGTGACCAGCCAACTGACTGTGGAGCTGCGCGGCGCTTCGGCCCACCAGCTGACCGTAACCGATATGCGCGGCGCCACCGTCCGGAACCTGGCCACGCCAGCCGGAACGGTCACGGCTAACTTGGACCTGGCCACCCTGCCCAATGGGGTGTACTTCCTGACCGTGCAGAACGGCAGTGGGGTAGAGGTACAGAAAATCATGAAGAACTAA
- a CDS encoding cellulase family glycosylhydrolase: MKTFDWQRLSRRLRGSWPSLALLVLLFSASGAQAQKLTMLRAQGGKVVDAGGKEVVLRGFNVGGWLLQESYILKTDTLDSQARIRGGLLRTMSDKELEDFYADYRAKFVTKADIDFVAAQGFNCVRLPFHYDLFLTRAQRLERNKVSRRPRDSKALDAYVQSLTQWYDQNQLFTDAQNLDGFRVIDEVLSWCAARNMYVILDLHAAPGGQGFDRNINDNFLPLDLWKRKDAKGRLIYQDITVRLWEKLSARYQNDPRVAMYDFINEPHKVNAENGLSNDNAEISALYSRLITAVRRQNDQHLVLLEGNGYGNEYTNLTPDKLQISDRRNIVYNAHRYWCPNDPAATDPNPNQINLINNLVAFRTKWQVPVWVGETGENSNEWFAGAVQGLNAQNIGWCHWNLKRVEGVTSLLRVRAYGSILTPEGRTALLRNIQFKECLPNRDVIAALTGPATARTPYAALSIPGTIHATDYDMGRNGIAYQDAYAERIDYRKEAPTNNGSVYRNDGIDIQVNPDKPSNGFAISDMAAGEWVNYTVTVTKAGTYTLQARVKNDTSAPARLTVKLDDTAIGTLAVPQTPPTAPWTTISVPTTTLPAGRHTLQLYVEQPGASLSWLQFNPSTTPTTQGGQ, encoded by the coding sequence ATGAAAACTTTTGATTGGCAGCGTCTTTCCCGGCGGCTGCGCGGCTCCTGGCCTTCCCTGGCCCTGCTCGTTCTACTCTTCTCCGCCAGCGGCGCCCAGGCCCAGAAACTGACGATGCTGCGTGCCCAGGGTGGCAAGGTGGTCGATGCCGGCGGCAAGGAAGTGGTGCTGCGGGGCTTCAACGTGGGCGGCTGGCTGCTCCAGGAAAGCTACATCCTCAAAACCGACACCCTCGACTCCCAGGCCCGCATCCGGGGTGGTTTGCTGCGCACGATGTCGGATAAGGAGCTGGAGGATTTTTACGCCGACTACCGGGCCAAATTCGTGACCAAGGCCGACATCGACTTCGTGGCCGCTCAGGGCTTCAACTGCGTGCGGCTGCCGTTTCACTACGACCTGTTTCTGACCCGGGCCCAGCGTCTGGAACGCAACAAGGTGAGTCGCCGCCCCCGGGATTCCAAGGCCCTCGATGCTTACGTGCAGAGCCTGACCCAGTGGTACGACCAGAACCAGCTCTTCACCGATGCCCAGAACCTCGACGGTTTCCGCGTCATCGACGAGGTGCTGAGCTGGTGCGCAGCCCGCAATATGTACGTCATCCTGGATTTGCACGCGGCTCCCGGCGGCCAGGGCTTCGACCGGAATATCAACGACAATTTCCTGCCTCTGGACCTGTGGAAGCGCAAGGACGCCAAGGGCCGCCTGATCTACCAGGATATCACCGTGCGGCTCTGGGAAAAGCTTTCGGCCCGCTACCAGAACGACCCGCGCGTGGCCATGTACGACTTTATCAACGAGCCGCATAAAGTCAACGCCGAGAATGGGTTATCCAACGATAATGCCGAAATAAGCGCGCTGTACAGCCGCCTCATCACCGCCGTACGCCGCCAGAACGACCAGCATTTGGTCTTGCTCGAAGGCAACGGCTACGGCAACGAGTACACCAACCTCACCCCCGACAAGCTCCAGATTTCGGACCGCCGCAACATCGTCTACAACGCCCACCGCTACTGGTGCCCCAACGACCCCGCCGCCACCGACCCCAATCCGAACCAGATCAACCTGATTAACAACCTGGTGGCTTTCCGCACAAAATGGCAGGTGCCGGTGTGGGTCGGTGAAACCGGGGAAAACTCCAACGAGTGGTTTGCCGGTGCCGTGCAGGGCCTCAACGCCCAGAATATCGGCTGGTGCCACTGGAACCTGAAGCGGGTAGAAGGCGTGACCAGCCTGCTGCGGGTGCGCGCCTACGGCAGCATCCTCACCCCGGAAGGCCGTACGGCCCTGCTGCGCAATATCCAGTTCAAGGAGTGCCTGCCCAACCGTGACGTTATTGCCGCCCTCACCGGTCCGGCCACGGCCCGCACGCCCTACGCCGCGCTCAGCATTCCCGGCACCATCCACGCCACCGACTACGACATGGGCCGCAACGGCATTGCCTACCAGGATGCTTACGCCGAGCGAATCGACTACCGCAAGGAGGCGCCTACCAACAACGGCAGCGTGTACCGCAACGACGGTATCGACATTCAGGTCAACCCCGATAAGCCTTCCAACGGATTCGCCATCAGTGACATGGCTGCCGGGGAGTGGGTCAACTACACCGTGACGGTGACTAAAGCGGGAACTTACACGCTGCAGGCCCGGGTAAAAAACGACACCAGCGCCCCGGCCCGCCTCACCGTCAAGCTCGACGACACCGCCATTGGTACCCTGGCTGTGCCCCAAACGCCGCCTACTGCTCCCTGGACCACTATTTCCGTCCCGACTACTACTCTGCCGGCCGGTCGGCATACCCTGCAGCTCTACGTGGAGCAGCCGGGTGCCAGTCTGAGCTGGTTGCAATTCAACCCATCCACCACCCCAACCACCCAGGGCGGGCAATAG
- a CDS encoding 7TM diverse intracellular signaling domain-containing protein, producing the protein MARAAPHEDTLRIHAGINELYVKPVYYSVLEDPSGRLTLQDVLSPKWNRRFQSGDVTSGGKQAGNIENTESAYWLRISVHTDDYDEHHWYLEMFDSHINDLTFYGANVTGQYAGVRTGADFPFSTRPYAYKNFLFSLHLQPNQTHTYYLRLKSSSKTSFLGRLRNEAMLSSHFQSEYGMLGGFYGVLLIMVVYNLFIFLFIGEQTYLRYVAYVLSCSLLFLSEDGLGFEYIWPTLPWLNQIVNAGAPILLLLTFGYYARHFLDAPQRLPRFDPVVRLVVLLSAGLLLLDTIFIQSGFSFWLYLLPYGMLYYAAIQVYRQGFRPARIFLLAQAGVVVSLLFLITRKLGVDFFNNAFTVYSMNVAFVFEVAVLSYALGEKIKSIKDATIRAQEKLVKQLRKKHLAQDRLVEQLNQNQTLKDQLNSELEEQVARRTEELRRQSETIVAQNRELLQANGLLALQSAAIEKLNADLQRDLQEAQTARVLSKEVDFGEFSQIYPDKDACLRYLADLKWAHGYRCRKCGHEKYCDAREAHARRCTKCRYVESATAYTMLQKCKFSIIKAFYAVFLIYTHKGNYSSQELSRVLELRQGTCWSFSQKVLEAMRRRRQAADYDENEGWTHILLDASTTVDEEQTVAETERS; encoded by the coding sequence ATGGCCCGGGCGGCACCCCACGAAGATACTCTGCGTATCCACGCCGGGATTAACGAGCTCTACGTCAAGCCAGTATACTACAGCGTGCTCGAAGACCCTTCGGGCCGACTCACCCTGCAGGACGTGCTGAGCCCGAAATGGAACCGTCGGTTTCAGTCGGGCGACGTAACCTCGGGCGGCAAACAGGCCGGCAACATCGAAAACACCGAGTCGGCCTACTGGCTGCGCATCAGCGTGCATACCGATGATTACGACGAGCATCACTGGTACCTGGAGATGTTCGATTCCCACATCAACGACCTGACGTTTTACGGGGCTAATGTCACCGGGCAGTACGCCGGCGTGCGTACCGGCGCCGACTTTCCCTTTTCCACTCGGCCCTACGCCTACAAGAACTTCCTGTTCAGCCTCCACCTGCAGCCCAACCAAACGCACACGTATTACCTGCGGCTGAAATCGAGCTCCAAAACCAGCTTTCTGGGCCGGTTGCGCAACGAGGCCATGCTGTCGTCCCACTTTCAGAGTGAGTACGGCATGCTCGGCGGCTTCTATGGAGTGCTGCTGATTATGGTGGTGTATAACTTGTTCATTTTCTTGTTTATAGGTGAGCAAACCTACCTGCGCTACGTAGCCTACGTGCTTAGCTGCAGCCTGCTTTTCCTCTCGGAAGACGGCCTGGGATTCGAGTATATCTGGCCCACGCTGCCCTGGCTCAACCAGATTGTCAACGCCGGCGCCCCGATTCTGCTCCTGCTCACCTTTGGCTATTACGCCCGCCACTTCCTCGATGCGCCCCAGCGCCTGCCCCGCTTCGACCCGGTCGTGCGCCTGGTAGTATTGCTCAGCGCCGGCCTGTTGCTGCTCGATACCATCTTTATTCAGTCGGGCTTCAGTTTCTGGCTCTACCTGCTGCCCTATGGCATGTTGTATTACGCTGCTATTCAGGTGTATCGGCAGGGCTTCCGGCCGGCCCGCATCTTTTTGCTGGCCCAGGCCGGCGTGGTGGTCAGCCTCCTATTCCTGATAACTCGCAAGCTGGGCGTCGACTTCTTCAACAATGCCTTTACCGTGTATAGCATGAATGTGGCCTTCGTCTTCGAAGTGGCCGTGCTGTCGTACGCGCTGGGCGAGAAAATCAAGAGCATCAAGGATGCCACTATTCGGGCCCAGGAGAAGCTGGTGAAGCAGCTGCGTAAGAAACACTTAGCCCAAGACCGGTTAGTGGAGCAGCTCAACCAGAACCAGACCCTTAAGGATCAACTCAACTCTGAGTTGGAAGAGCAGGTGGCCCGTCGCACCGAGGAGCTGCGCCGGCAAAGTGAAACCATTGTGGCTCAAAACCGGGAGCTACTCCAGGCTAATGGTTTGTTGGCTTTGCAATCAGCTGCTATTGAGAAGCTTAACGCCGACTTGCAGCGTGATCTGCAGGAAGCCCAGACGGCCCGGGTGCTATCCAAAGAGGTGGACTTCGGCGAGTTCAGCCAGATTTACCCCGACAAAGACGCCTGTCTGCGCTACCTCGCCGACCTGAAATGGGCTCATGGTTACCGCTGCCGTAAGTGTGGGCATGAAAAGTACTGCGACGCCCGCGAAGCCCATGCTCGCCGCTGCACCAAGTGCCGCTACGTAGAGTCGGCTACGGCCTACACAATGCTGCAAAAGTGTAAGTTCTCTATCATCAAGGCTTTCTACGCTGTCTTTCTGATTTACACTCACAAGGGCAACTACTCCTCCCAGGAGCTCTCCCGGGTACTAGAGCTGCGGCAGGGTACTTGCTGGAGTTTTAGCCAGAAAGTTTTGGAAGCCATGCGCCGCCGTCGGCAAGCTGCTGACTACGATGAGAATGAGGGCTGGACCCACATATTGCTCGACGCTAGTACTACGGTAGATGAGGAACAAACAGTAGCGGAAACCGAACGATCCTGA
- a CDS encoding glycoside hydrolase family 3 N-terminal domain-containing protein, translating to MTTSHPTSEAPVGVVKGYSSVLDALTVRVAYTLLLGTTLCTWSSCQRAAVQTIPATSAATLPSAPAASSALPRPVVSERVTALLAQMTLEEKIGQMTQLTNTVINTTGVQRDITLDSAKLVPLIRDYHVGSFLNGEAVPAAQWVKYSAALQRIALRESRLHIPIIYGIDHMHGASYVAGTAIFPHNLNLGASFNPEFARQTARATVLESADLGHHWVFAPVLDLGVNTYWPRVYETYGEDPLVAATMGAAFVKELQENTEIAPYKVAACGKHFLGYSDPRNGWDRTNAMISEQRIQEFFRPSFQAAMDAGLKTVMINSGLINGEPVHASKAILTDLLRTQMGFKGVAVTDWEDIIRLVRVQKTAANEKEATFMAIDAGVDMAMTPYTTNFCRYVKELVQEGRLSEERINLSAGRVLQLKDELGLFEHPMPRTDRLNRVGDPALKLQAVEAARESVVLLKNDNQTLPLAPAAVKRLLVVGPSADSRANLAGGWTLAWQGRPEAEYPKEVLTIYAALKKEFPGAQVETLPYRDAAGRLSLTSIGAAARKADAVVLAIGERPYTEGLGNTSDLTLPDDQQQLVRAAQAAGKPTVLVIIGGRPSIIRTVAEKSSAILWGGLPGFGGGQAIAEIISGKVNPSAKLSFTYPQFAGHISPYHHDNNENSLDLSDFGAGFENRGPKFKPAMLTEYGEGLSYTSFRYRNLQLSDSVLTGNGAVRATVQVTNTGKRAGKEAVLWFLTDEVGRITRPVRLLKHFEKQAFQPGETREMVFEIQPQRHLSYPNAQGQSQLEEGYFTLRVGDQTRRFRYAAPAAATTAPLGQKGSGSQP from the coding sequence ATGACTACTTCCCACCCCACCTCGGAGGCTCCCGTTGGAGTTGTCAAGGGCTACTCATCCGTACTAGACGCGCTAACAGTCCGTGTTGCTTACACGTTGCTGCTGGGTACGACGCTGTGTACCTGGAGCAGCTGCCAGCGTGCCGCGGTGCAAACGATTCCGGCTACTTCCGCCGCTACTCTTCCGTCAGCACCTGCGGCTAGCAGTGCCCTGCCTCGTCCTGTGGTGAGTGAGCGGGTAACGGCGCTGCTAGCCCAGATGACGCTGGAAGAGAAAATTGGGCAGATGACCCAGCTCACCAACACGGTTATTAATACTACCGGGGTGCAGCGCGACATTACCCTGGACTCGGCCAAGCTGGTTCCCCTGATTCGGGACTACCATGTGGGCTCCTTTTTGAATGGCGAGGCCGTGCCGGCGGCGCAGTGGGTAAAATATTCGGCAGCCCTGCAGCGCATTGCCCTGCGCGAGTCCCGCCTGCACATTCCTATTATCTACGGCATTGACCATATGCACGGGGCCAGCTATGTGGCGGGCACGGCTATCTTTCCGCATAACCTGAACCTGGGTGCCAGCTTCAACCCGGAGTTTGCCCGGCAAACGGCCCGCGCTACGGTGCTGGAATCGGCCGACCTGGGCCACCACTGGGTATTTGCGCCAGTACTTGACCTGGGCGTGAATACCTACTGGCCGCGGGTGTACGAAACCTACGGTGAAGACCCACTGGTGGCTGCCACCATGGGCGCCGCCTTCGTGAAGGAGCTACAGGAGAATACCGAAATAGCTCCCTACAAAGTAGCGGCCTGCGGCAAGCACTTCCTGGGCTATTCCGACCCGCGCAACGGCTGGGACCGGACCAACGCCATGATTTCGGAGCAACGGATTCAGGAGTTTTTCCGGCCCTCATTTCAGGCTGCCATGGATGCCGGCCTGAAAACGGTCATGATCAACAGCGGCCTGATCAACGGGGAGCCGGTGCACGCTTCCAAGGCCATTCTGACCGACCTGCTGCGCACCCAGATGGGCTTTAAAGGCGTGGCCGTGACCGACTGGGAAGACATTATCCGGTTGGTGCGGGTGCAGAAAACGGCTGCCAACGAAAAGGAAGCCACCTTTATGGCCATCGACGCCGGTGTGGATATGGCCATGACGCCCTACACCACTAATTTCTGCCGCTACGTGAAGGAGCTGGTGCAGGAAGGTCGGCTTTCGGAAGAGCGTATCAACCTTTCGGCGGGGCGGGTACTGCAGCTCAAGGACGAGCTGGGCTTGTTCGAACATCCCATGCCGCGCACCGACCGCCTCAACCGCGTGGGCGACCCGGCGCTGAAGCTGCAGGCCGTGGAAGCCGCCCGCGAATCGGTGGTGCTACTCAAGAACGACAACCAGACCCTGCCGCTGGCCCCGGCTGCCGTGAAACGCCTGCTGGTAGTGGGCCCCTCGGCCGACTCCCGCGCCAACCTGGCCGGCGGCTGGACCCTGGCTTGGCAAGGCCGCCCCGAAGCCGAGTATCCGAAAGAAGTACTGACTATTTACGCCGCCCTTAAAAAGGAATTTCCTGGCGCCCAGGTTGAAACCCTGCCCTACCGCGACGCGGCCGGCAGGCTGAGCCTGACCAGCATCGGGGCCGCCGCCCGCAAAGCCGACGCCGTAGTGCTGGCCATCGGGGAGCGGCCCTACACCGAAGGCCTGGGCAATACCAGCGACCTGACCCTGCCCGACGACCAGCAGCAACTGGTGCGCGCGGCTCAGGCCGCCGGCAAACCCACGGTGCTCGTCATCATCGGCGGCCGGCCCAGTATCATCCGGACCGTGGCCGAAAAGTCGTCGGCCATTCTGTGGGGCGGGCTGCCGGGCTTCGGCGGTGGGCAGGCCATTGCCGAAATCATCAGCGGTAAGGTGAACCCCAGCGCCAAGCTCTCCTTTACGTATCCGCAGTTTGCCGGCCACATTTCGCCCTACCACCACGACAACAATGAAAACTCGCTCGACCTGAGCGACTTCGGGGCCGGTTTCGAAAACCGCGGGCCCAAGTTTAAGCCCGCCATGCTCACTGAGTACGGCGAAGGCTTGAGCTACACCTCGTTTCGCTACCGCAACCTGCAGCTCAGCGACTCGGTGCTGACCGGCAACGGCGCGGTGCGGGCTACGGTGCAGGTAACCAATACTGGTAAGCGCGCCGGCAAAGAGGCTGTGCTCTGGTTCCTGACCGATGAGGTAGGCCGCATTACCCGGCCCGTGCGCCTGCTCAAGCATTTCGAGAAGCAGGCGTTTCAGCCCGGTGAAACCCGCGAAATGGTCTTTGAAATTCAACCCCAGCGCCACCTAAGCTACCCCAATGCCCAGGGCCAGTCCCAGCTGGAAG